Part of the Kryptolebias marmoratus isolate JLee-2015 linkage group LG20, ASM164957v2, whole genome shotgun sequence genome, acattgtttattttgaaacttaGAAAGCTGAAACACTCACTGTACTGTCTAAATTGAACCATTAATGACTTCAGTTCgctgaaaatgttttctacttGCTAAATGAGATGTTTTACCTGCACAATTTCACAAAGCTGGGCCTTTACATACTCTGAGAAGAACATGAGTCACAGAAAatctgtatataaatatatatatatatatatggcgtTTATTACTGATCTCCAGGCATGTATTCTGGCTTTCCTGCTGTGATAAAACAGCTCCTTAAGCAAGCAGAAACCATATTTAAGTCGTTCTTATTTCAGTTCAGAcgataatacattttaaatacagattCAGTCACATTTTCCTCCTTTAACGTGGCTGTTACAACGCCAACATGTTAGCCAGTTGTGTTGTGTAATTCATGTAGAAACTAAAGGAACATGTCTATGAGAAAAACGGGGAGGATTGGGGTTCTTTTCGGCTCCAGGTGCCCATCATTGGACGCAGTCAGTCACAACAACGACACACCCTCCGGGAGCCCCCCCAGCAGCGCCCAGCTCGCGCAGAAAAGCCTCCTGCCGCGAGCCGAGAAAAGACCGACGCCCGGTTCGACGCCGAGTTCACCGGGACACAAAGCCGCTCGCTCGGGCTGGCGGTCGGAGAGCCGCTTTCGCTGCGACCAGCATTTCCTGCCCTTGTGGTTTCCCTCCCTTCAACTACAACACTGCAGACACGACACAGAGataacaggatttttttccccccttttcgGCTACAGCGGCCTTTAAAACGCGCCTTCTTACCTGAACATAATTGTTTTCACAGTACTCCGCTACCCGGGACAGGTTCTGGTAGCTCTCCACGAGCGCTCTTTTACCGGCAGGGATTTCCTCCTCTAGCAGCATTTGTAGCTCTGCCATCTTACATCCCTTTGCATTTCTctcctgtctgcctgttttCAGCGAGGCGAGGCGGTGATGCTGTGCTGCTGTGTTGCTGAGAAAGGGGCTCCCCCGCCTGGCATTGTGGCTCCGTTGGCCTCCGATTCACAACGTCACGTAACTAACCGGAGTTACGTCGTAAACCGTGAGCGCTGATTGGCCGAGAGGCCGAGCGAAGAGAGGAGCCGACCAATCACGTTTCACTGCGATGAAGCACGCATATAATATGTAATTAGACGAGAATACAATATTACagtgaatatttttattcactaatatcaatcaaatattttgtgtgaacaattattatttaaGTTCAACAGACATATCCagatattattatattttattaaaatgcttaTCAGGTCACATTTACAATCTGTTTCGATTTTCTTCTATTATAACCAATATTTTAAAGCTCATGCACCCAatcaaaaataagtaaataaaaaaagataatgaaaaataaagtcttgaaaatataaataaataaaaagtctaatGGGTGTGTGAGAACTTTATTGCAATTGAATTCCTTTCATTGCACGTAATCTTTTATTAAATACGTTAGTTTTGATAGATTGTCAACACAGATTTACTCatgaatattaataaataagaaTATTCGGACAATTATATactgtctaaaataaatctaattctattttttaaatagtgctttggaaaaaaaacaaaacattggtgCTCATTGGCATATTTGAAATTTATCTTTAGTATGCATAAAACGCCCATATAtatctaatatttatttttttttaaacagatatgtCCAAAAATCTCTCATTTCTAAATTTCATGAACAGACAAGCTTTTTAGACTACATTTCCCAGAAGCCTTTGCAATTTAAATCCCCGTTCAGGAGCGCTTATGGGTTTTGAAGAGCCATGAGGCACGTTTCACCGATATTCTCGCCAgtaaaaactacatttcccaTACTTCCTTAGGGCTCCAAACGTAGACTGCTTGGCTCATCCTTGACCGGAGAGACTGACTTTCTTACTGCAAGCAGATACCGGGTTTATTCAttaatttggtctttttttcccccaccagtGTATACGACATACGGTGAGTTTCTTATAATTCATTCATAGAGAGGAATGCATTTGTTAAAATACAGAGTCTGCAATAGATGCAACCTTAAAATCTCCCAGGttcagtgaaaacagaagaatctTTTTGATCACCCTAATATATCCTGATTTGGATCCTTGTTCCTGTTTAAGAACGTGAGGAGTCTGATTCATGCCATCCCTGTCTGGACTCAGCAtggcgcagcagcagcagcaggaggatgaggaggaggacaaacaCAGTCTGGAGGAGAAATTTGCAGCCGCAGTTCAAGTAATCCGGAGTTTGCCTGAAGAAGGTGATGACTCATTTCAATGTGTTCTGCAAAGTGATTTAAAGTGGCTGATTGTGTGCAATAGTCGGTGGAGTCTGTGCCTTTTTGGAGAGTAAACACTTTAGGTGAGTGACCTACATGCAGAGTTGTCTCTCCTGTCTGACCCTCTCGGCTCAGTAAAGCTACCAGACAGGGATAAGAGCTGATTAGGTAAATCAGTCGATTCTCTTGTGTAATAACTGCTCTTGTGGCTCACAGGTGTTTTACATTTATAGTATTCAGATCCCCTTATGTTGCAGCCTGATGCAGTCattgaaatctttttttctcatttatttagaCCAGGTATCTCATAATGATAAAGTGAAATCAAAATTTTTTGAGTCATTGTCATGTTGGAAGGTGAACCTTCAGTCCAGCCTGAGCTCTGTGGATCAGGTTTTCATTGAAGGTATCACTGTATTTTATTCCTTTCAACTTTCCCTCAACCCAGACCAGTCTCTCCTAGTCCCTGGTGAAAAACActcccacaacatgatgctgctacCAACATGATGCTTCACATTTGAGATGATGTTGGGCAGGCGATGACTGACGCCAAACAGGTCGCTCTTGATCTCATCAGATCAGAGGATCTTGGTCTTCGCAGTCTGAGAGGCCTTCAAGCAGCTTTCCAAAGAGAGGTTTCTGTCGAGCCACACTGCCATAAAGCCCAGATCAGTGACGTCATGCAGTTCCAGTTGTCCTTGTGGAACTTAGCCCCATCTCCACACAGTGtctctgaagctcagtcagaGTGATCATCAGGTTCTTGGTCACCTCTCTCACCAAGGTCCTTCTCCCTCAATTGCTCAGTGTGGCTGGGCAACCAGGTCTTTGCAGAGTGTTGCTTGAACCAAAAATCTTCTGTCTGAGAAATATGGAAGCTGCTGAGCTCTGCGGAACCTTCAGTGCAGCAGACATTTCTGTAGCCTTCCCCAGATCTGTGCCTTGCCTCATTTTGAGCTCTACAGTCAGCTCCTTTGAGCCCATGGTTTGGGTTTTGCTCTTATATGCACCATCAGCTAGAAGGCCTTTTATAGAGAGGTATGTGCCTGTTTAAATCCcatccagtcagttttatttaccaCAGGTGGACTCAAATCAAAGTGTAGAAACATTTAATTAGTGATCAAAAGAAACGAGAGGCACCTGAGTGCACATATCTGTAACTGTAGACCTTTTAAAGCATTAAttagcttgttttgtgtttttatgagctGCCTTTATTTCTCAGGTCCTTTCCAGCCATCTGATGACATGATGCTGATGTTTTATAGTTACTACAAGCAAGCTACTGTGGGGCCATGCAACATCCACAGACCAATGGGCTTCTGGGACACTCGAGGCAAAACTAAATGGTACACCCTTTATATTATAGGAACTAATAAGGAAAATATATATCAACCCCAGTTCCAATAAAATAGTAAATGgtttgcacttatatagcgctttatctagtccaaggaccacaaagcgcttcacactacaatcattcatccattcattcatacactgatggccgtaagctacattgtagccacagctgcctcgaggggctcgaaccagcaaccctccgattacaggacaaacccctacctcctgagccactacCACTGTAAAAGTGGGACATTTtgtaaaacgtaaataaaaacagaatagaaacagTAGAAACAAACGCTGCTGCTCCATGCACATGTGGAAAGACCTAAACCGAGATGGAATGATGTAAGATGAGATCATGTAATATTGTTTATCTGCACAGCTTTAGGCGTTCACTATTCGCTGCTTTCCTCAGTCTTGAACTCTGGCTCTGTGTTGCCAGGGATGCGTGGAGCTCTCTGGGAACCATGACAAAGGAGGAAGCCATGAGGAATTACATTGAGCATATCCAGCTGGTAAGTCCTTTTCAGAGGAAGCCAATGCCCTTTTTTTGCATCATAAAAAAGAGAATTATATGCCAGTCgctttatttttaactgcagtttgtttgtcCTGACCGCAAACTGCCATAAAAGTTTAGACATTAATGAACCTTTCTGCTGAGTTGATATCCTACAGTAACATTTTATTGCATATGTGCATTGTCAGATTTTGGAGACCATCCCAATCTCAGAGGAAGTGTCCGAACTGGTGCAGAAGCTTGGAAACTTTTACACAGAGGTGgaccaagaagaaaaacaggaaaatgaaacaGACAGGAGACCCTTCACCATGCCTTTTGCAGAGCAGAAAGGTGAAGCTGGCGATCAGAAATACAGAAGTAATGGTCTTTAAGACGCACAGAAAGAGCTGAGAGTCTTCCAGTCACTGCACATAGACACAGATTATTTTATCTGAAACTCTgactgttttacttgttttctagAGGAGCTGATTAAATCGGCTAAGAGGCCAACAATGGAAGGCAAGTCTCTGCTGTTTGCTGCACTGTAGAGATGATAGATTATTTGTGCTGTGCATAAGTTTAGTCGAACCCAAGCAAGTTTGATTCgttcttgtttatttgtatgaCACCAGATAAATAAGCTGACACTGTGATTGGGAATAATTCACACCATTTAAAGGGTACCTTTGAGAAAAAAcagttgtgaacaattaatagcTTACCTGCCACTGATTGCTCCTTGAATGTTTGTAGAAATAAGAGTTTAGTTCTGACAGGACTATCAAGCTTAAGTCTAATCCAAGCAGgcccaagaccaaagtggattgtggtcatcttaaaacaactaaagctCATAAATTTTACAGCATTTCATACAAGCACTAATAATTGCTCGCTGCCATGAAAGATGAGCGATCATGTagatgcttgtgtgtgtttgtgtgcttagCAAACCCCAGAATTGCTGTAACTCTGTCCAGTTTTCAGATAATgaactaaaatctggtgtgatattcctgccagaagtgctcCCAGGCTTCACCATAAGAGCTatagcttgctgctgctgctgttttcagtcTTAAATAATCATAGATTCTATGCAAATAACTAtgcaatgtgaaactgacaacaaTGTAAAGTTTCCTAAATTACTGCTGCACTAACTACTTTAAAGTTTTGAGATTGGACGAGTTTTATGTgtgcagcaatccactttgttcttgggCTTACTCAGGCTAGCTATTTAAaaatcagtcctgtcagaattaaactgtttttccaaactgaggtcactcaAAAAGCTGTccataacaggtaagatattaattgctcctGACCTTACTACAGAACctccatgtaaaaaaaacaaacaacaaaaaacctcaTTTATCACTTCAAACGACGTGCGTTAACTGTGTGTTTCCCCTCGCTGCTCAGGCTATGGGGATCTGTGGGATGATATACAAAACGTCCAGGAGAAAGGCAGCGACAGCAGCGTGAGAGGCCTAAGTGTGAGTAGCGAGGAGGCAGAGGGGAGCAGAGAGAGTAGCGGAATcgagagaaaagaggaaagttGTGTGTGGAGAGgaagtgaggaggaggagaactgGGATGACAGCATCAATTCAGTGGCggaagacaaagaggaggaaagaggTACAACATGGCTGTAGTAATCTGTCTTGTGTGATGTTGTAGGAgtgacacatgcacacagccgACACTTTCTCCCTCCCCTTTAAACTTTGTTAAAGTAAATTTAGTGACATTTTGTACAGTGTTGATGTTCTGCTGACAGCTGTGTGGTGCAGTCTCGTTTGTTCAAcactgtctttgtgtttttcatctATTAGATATTAATGTAAAATGGATGGAAACCaactttttgtatatttatgcCGCAATCCTTCCCAATATAATTAATGGCCTAAagatttgttgaaggaatgcgtgTTGTctgtcgcctttcatgccacagttttaggcTAAAAggattttatgatgagaaatgacagattgtagccattttggtcaaactttgtaagttgtgtttttgtgtaaccAGTAAAATGTGTTCTCATACATGTatgtgattagctgtggtggccatcttgaattggattgattccaacatttaatttttcgtagctgtacatccagtcATTGCTTCCTGAacacttcattaaaatccattcattagTTCATATTCAGTTTTGCAAACatgagagacaaacagccacaccctgacacacagacacaagcagaaCATCATTGCCTTTTGCCTTTAGTGATCAAGTGATGATCAAGACGAGTGACTGAAGTCCAACCAACTCACCTACTCCTTCTGTCCACACCTGCACGAGTCTACAATAAATTCCTAAACTTTTGGTCCATTTTCATGAGGTAGATAAGGTTTGACAAGTTTTGCTGTCGTTCCAGACTGGGCACCTGACCCGAGGTTTTTAATGGCAGACGATAAGAGGTGGAGATCTGACACCAAAGGTTCCAGCAGCAGCTTGGAGCCGAGCATGTCCTCCTTCACCAACGGTACCCACAGCTCCCTCAACagtgacgaggaggaggaggaggagctggcctGCTCCATGGAGCCCGGTGGGCAGCATGAGCCATACATTCACTTGAACCAGCACTTAAGTGGTAAGATCACACATTCATGCAAAAAAGTACACCTTTGATTGATGTGTTGAGGAAAACAAGTTCAGTGTTTGATGAAGCACTATCTTAAGTGTGGAAGGATCATGGGAAATGTTGAGTATTTTCATGAATAAGTTGCTTatgaaaagtagaaaaatatgtAACATTTATTGAAAACACATATTACTTCAAACAACAgtgacaatatatttttttaaaaggctacCAGTGGTTCATATTTATCATTCAaactcaaaacagaaaagaagcatttttgGGGGAAAATGCTCATTAATTACATGAATTGCTTcctgaaaagcagaaataaattcattttcacAAATTGAATAAAGCTGACAAGACAAAAGATGAAACATCTTTCGTTTATACTGTCTCCAATGAGAAGAAATTTAAAGTAGATATAAAAATACCAAGATACAACCAAATTTCCCGTTTTAATCATGCATTTTGGGTGTTTATATATTATGCTCTTCACTATTCAGGTCCCTCTGTTGCAGCTTCTGAGAGGAACCACCGACCTGCCGACTCTGACAATGAGGAATTCTGTGACTCAATGGAGCATCTGGCTAAGGAAGAGGTTCAGTGTCCTTCATTCAAAGCATTTAAGATGTCACAACTTCAGCAATTATCTTCAAATTGAactatatttgttttcattcaaaacTTTGCCCAATGTTCCGATTCCTGTAAAGCAGCTGTCTGCATCAAAAGGCCAGTCACCTGGGTCGGGAGCTGCCTCCGTGAGTCCAAAGGACCTCTGGTTTGAAAGTGTGAAAGAGGCTGAGGGTGAGGTGCTCAGGGAGGATTTCTGCATCCAAACAGGGAGTGATTCCAGCAAACACAACAGCTCCTTGTCAAGAAGAGGAACAGGTGCGACTAGAGAtgtttactttgatttttatttttttctccccctgaTAACATATCAAGAAAGGACCTGTTGTACTGTGTGAGAAAAGTCAGGTATCTGAGGGTAGTGCAGGACTGTGAGACAGTGGTCAGATGTGCAGTAAGGAGTGACAAATGGGTTCAAGGTGGGGTGGGATCACATCAGGGATCAGCTTTGGAACCcttcctttttgcctttttgatgAGCAGGttgacagatgaggtcaggcaggagttGTTGATAGGCACCACTGTGATTtgcagtgagagtagggagcaggtggacgagcgcctggagaggtggaggtctGTTCTGGAGAGAAGAGGAATGAAGGTCAGCAGAAGACAAGACAAAATACATGTGAATAAGAGGGAAACAGGAGGAACAGTGAAGCTGTAAGGAGTAGAGGGACAATATCGTCCTTTTTGCCTTCAGCTCAGGTTGAGGAGTTTGACTGAGATGGTTCaaacatgtgcagaggagggacaaaGGATGATGAATATGGAGTTTccaaggaggaggaaaagagacCACAGTGAAGGTTCATGGATGAGTTGAAGTGTTGGTGTAACAGAGGAGGATACTGGGATGAATGGAGGTAGATGATCTACTGTGGCAACCCCAGACAAAAGAAGTAGTTTCATTGACTTTTGGTTCTCCTTTCTGAACAAATACTCCAACAAAAAGCACCAATATCCACAGATGTTGAAGCAATAATCTTAACTATgtgacttatttttttacaggttCTCAATCCCCAAAAATCATCTGCAACTCACTGCGGTGCACCAGTGTTGATGCTGCCAGTGGTCATGTCTCAAAGAGCAGAACTGTCGGTGTTCGGAGGGCAAATGTCAACGAGCAAATAGCCGCTGCTCTGCTGAGGCTGCAGCACGACATGACCGATGTGCTGCACAGGCTGCACACTCTGGAGGAGCTCACGAAGTCACAGGTGAAGGACCACAGCTGCTACTTGTCACATTTCTGAAGATGAGACAATTAACTTTCTACTTGTGTACTTTTGAGGCACGTGTGCTTAAAATGCACCAGTGCTGATGACAGTTTGCTTTGAATCGTTTGTTGAActatttctacattttcttctttcattcttttaGTCAAGATCACTTTCACCACATCAGGAAGAGGTTTTACAAGTTGCCCGAAAAGTCCTGGTGAAACACGTTGTTCAtgatttatcttttctttttgggtCGTAGCAGCAGTATCATCACATTTTATCTGGAAAACAAAGTGCCCTCATTCCAGTTTCCTGTCTTCATAATTTAGCTCCTCCGACCGTCTTGGTGGCCGTTAGACTACTCTCCAATGACGGTGGTGCTGACTACATTCTGGTCTCTGATCACTCACTGGCTGGTCCAGCTTTATTTACAACGGAGGAGAAGGTGAGCagactggggaaaaaaatgaatgtagaaaatgaaaaataaaaacaagaggatTTAGGATTTCTGCCATTAGTTGCGGAGAGTTACAAATGTATTCATTCCCTTGGTTCATGATCTACTTATTGTTTTAGAatccaaattttaaattaatatttctaatttgattataagtaatggGCCAACACAAAATACTCCAGAAGTCAAACatagaaaaaaacttgttttaattaattctgAAAAATGTAAACCTAAAAAAGCAGTGTTAGATGGGTGCTGCTTGGGCccaaaaatcttttaaattagaccagagattctcagttgggtTAAGGTCTGGGTTTGACATATTTAactggagtgttgcttcagtggTGAGTTCAGGGTCATTTCCCTGCTGGAGGGTGGACCTCTCTgccagtctcaaatctctgaaagactccaacaggttttctttaagaaattctctgtatttttctttgtaaatccTTCTTTAAACTCTGACCAATTTCCCAGAcccagctgaagaaaaacatgcccacagcatgatgctgccaccactgtgcttcgctgtagggatggtgttctcagcttGATGAGAGTAGGTTTGCACTCGACAGGAGGTTGTTTGAGgctaaaaagttcaattttagtttaacCTGACCACAACAccttttttcacacatttgGGGAGTCTctggtttgcttttgtttttggtaaattctaaatgttctgtttaatttatttctttaagcagaagattttttttctagaaagtTTCTAGAATTCAGAAAACACTTCACCCTATATGTGTCATTTTAAGAGAGACATGGGAGGCATTTACACAACATAACCTTGTTTACAAAACAATGTATCTGTTAATCACAATAACAGGAGGACAGCGTCATATTTTGGTCATGAAGATAGACAAAGAAACAACTCAGGGCACATCATATCTGGGCATGAGCACATTAGGTTGTACAAGAACATATTTTACTGGTTACACAATCTAGAAAGAAGCAAGTAATAAAGTGTTTGGGCTTTCAAAGCAAAGAATGAATGTATATGCACACaccatgtttcagttttatacttttaaaattattcttgCATTTCCCTCTTATTTAACTTCAATAATCTGGAATATTATGTGTAAGTTCAAGTTCATAActtataatcaaaataaaaatccatttcaaatttagattgtcaggcaacaaaacagaagaacacCAAAGGAGTGGTGAATATTTTTTCAACTTAATGTATTCTGTTTTGCAGATGAAGattgatatgttttttttctactcttCTCCTCACAGGAAAATCCCATGAAAGTGTCTGACAATCAACATGGATCAACGACACACTTTTGTTCCTTTGTGGTTCACTGAAGCTGCCACAAATAGAGTTAAATGAGGCTTATTTAGAAATGAAAAAGCCACATTAGATAAAACAATCTatgagaaagataaaaaaaaaaaaccaagaaaagacttttaagatgtttaaaaaaagagtcattAAACATAAATGAGTAAACGTTTAACATGAGTCGGTGCTCTTAAAAATGACTTAGggtcaataaaaaacattacacataacatttaaagtaataatGTAACCTATTTTAGCCATGTATTTTAATTGtataaaatattctttaaatgggtttcttttaaaatgtcttgtaaaactacaattttaaagacattttgaatttttgtttatacatatttatatatggTGCAGGCATTTCTATTAACACCAAATtaatatttaggaaaaaaacaacaactctatgtttgtgtgaaagtgtctatttattttatagctTTAGTTCAATGACAGTATAAGACTGCCATTTACACAGGAGTTAGCTGACTACGTCCACAAGCAACAGCGGCATGGGCCGAAAAAGTCAGAAATCTTTATCTATATTTAAAAGAGATGgactttaaatgataaaaataactaaagaagAACAAAGTCAAGCTGTCTTAGATGATAAATGAGGGCCTGTTCATTTATGTAAGCCCAGggtttatgtttatttcatgATAATGAATACAGACAATCTACGTTGTTGTTTATTAGTTCATGTTTCTTATTAGTGTcaccataaaataaataagaatgtaCACCGTAAACAAGCTTACAGTGACTCCAGTTGTAAAACATAACTATATggaacaaatgtaaaaatgcaataaaacattACTGGAATAAACTCTGtatgaatgttttaatttgatgataTCAACTATTGTGAATGTTACAAAGGATTACATTATGCTCAAGTTTTAGATACCATATTATCAGAGTATTCTCTTGTCCtgtgtttgagatcattgtcctgctgcatGATCCATTATCAGCTGTTGGATAGATGGCCTCACATAAGACTCCAAAGGGGGTGTTCATGgttgactcaatgactgcaaggtgcccaggtcctgtagctgcaaaacaagccaaaaTCATCATACCTCCACCACTCTGCTTGGCAGTTGGTGTGAAGTGTGTGGactgatatgctgtgtttggttttcaacaCACGTGGTGTGTtcgtgtgttcatttgtttgttctgttaccaaaatatcttgtgaaccactggggAAAATTTAATagaatgtttttactttaacatcaaacatgtgttgtgttttttgttttatgaaggTTTTGAAATggctaaataatttttttactaGCTAATTTAATCTCCTCTAGCTTCTGCTAAGAAATTCTTGAATATAATTACAAAGTGTCTGactacagaaaaaataatttacattttcctCTATAAACACTTTACATTTTACTTGCTTTGTAATTTCTATGTCTGATATGGACAGAACACACTGGACTGTTTTTCTATTTCCGTGTGGAAACAAACCTCTAGTGACTGTTTCCGAGCGGAACACAAACTTCGCTACAACGTGTTTGGCGTCATATCCGGTTTGCAGAAGTTCGCAGTCAGACTTGCTATGCCTGCAGCGGAGAGACTGAGGGGAACAAACAAATACCTTTAATCCTCCACGACCTGGATACAACTTACACCTATTAAGAAGAACTAAcaagtgaaaaattaaaaaatgttttccatgtCAACGACGGTCCAGCCACAGGTAAGTAACATTAGGCCAAGCTAGCATTAGCATCGTTGTTCTTTAGTTTTGACCGTTAACTTTCTAGGTTAGGGTCTAGGTTGTTTTTATCCAtgcttaattgtttttttaattagttatttttaggTAAATGTCTAATCATGCGCAAGATATGAAACTGCTTGAAACTACCTGcgtatgttttttatttttttatttcgtACTGGCTAGACAAGTTCCAGTTTTGTTTATCCTTGCAGCACCACCTACAGTACTTCGTGTGCTTCACCTGTCACTCTGAATAGCCCCAACTGATTTAGGATCACAAGCGTAGTGTCTCTTGTAGATGATCGCTTCTTGAATATCTGTGACCGCAGGTGACTTTGCCTCTTACCCACCTCATCAACATCCTCCACCCTCTGAAGAGCTCAGTgggaagcagcagcagtgccACCTGCAAGTCAAGAAATCACAAGGAACATGCCTCAGACACAGAGCTGCAGCGGACAGAGGTATTTGTTATAGGAATAT contains:
- the LOC108238302 gene encoding acyl-CoA-binding domain-containing protein 5A-like isoform X5, with product MGFWDTRGKTKWDAWSSLGTMTKEEAMRNYIEHIQLILETIPISEEVSELVQKLGNFYTEVDQEEKQENETDRRPFTMPFAEQKGEAGDQKYRKELIKSAKRPTMEGYGDLWDDIQNVQEKGSDSSVRGLSVSSEEAEGSRESSGIERKEESCVWRGSEEEENWDDSINSVAEDKEEERDWAPDPRFLMADDKRWRSDTKGSSSSLEPSMSSFTNGTHSSLNSDEEEEEELACSMEPGGQHEPYIHLNQHLSGPSVAASERNHRPADSDNEEFCDSMEHLAKEELSASKGQSPGSGAASVSPKDLWFESVKEAEGEVLREDFCIQTGSDSSKHNSSLSRRGTGSQSPKIICNSLRCTSVDAASGHVSKSRTVGVRRANVNEQIAAALLRLQHDMTDVLHRLHTLEELTKSQSRSLSPHQEEVLQVARKVLLLRPSWWPLDYSPMTVVLTTFWSLITHWLVQLYLQRRRRKIP